One window from the genome of Nicotiana sylvestris chromosome 9, ASM39365v2, whole genome shotgun sequence encodes:
- the LOC104238902 gene encoding uncharacterized protein has translation MAHLGRSCQRFCSTIQYNIDIRPDRNSLTNLRKKPSESFREYAIKWREQASRVKPQMDEVEMVTIFLQAQEPDYFQNMMSSMGKPFTEAIKIGEMVENGLKMGRILSQSAIRATSQAIQGGSGGMAKGKKKEETVMAASEGRRYRDHRPVFSERTPQHHYPHNDMAYAPSPYAVMNAQPFGRPQPQANRNPPPFQRNQPPYQNQYNPRPPQNNFRPREPPRKPNFTPIGEPYSTMFPNLVHMDMLQPIPQNRQNPESPAYQRGVHCAYHSGAEGHSTDNCWTLKKAVENLIEQVKIVLRDEEAPNVTNNPLPAHNNGPVIGMICEDKEFDPALKAIIAIADAERKPKATLKQDKWEKKTTTVKIELEKKVETKAEMAPPKNEVLYIPRGHQEKPLVVGISKKFEVKKGTPTYVRKGDYVVRGTIKRPRLNEPVIIGRVPQKPITDPSAVPWNYQQTLVTYKGKEITGELPGNTFAGKNSDVQEVNNAIQKRFPPKKPVSAEEAEAFFQKMKMPDYEVVDQLRKYPEQVSMLSLLKRSAEYQKTLVKTLNEAYVPAETSVEQLERMAERFFAVSQISFSKNNLPLEGVAHNKALHLTVKCEGFYVKRVMVDGGSGVDICPLSTLQRMEIGTGKIRPNNIYVISFDGIKKDTIGEIDLVLTIGPVDFEVTFQVLDMDTSYNFLLERTWIHAAGAVPSTLHQMVKFEYEDQEIVVHGEDEQSIYRDPSIPCLEAREGSEHIVYQAFEVVVADQYEEGSPCPQPFLSNASIMVAKEMVKYGFKPGKGFGKALQGISEPITLSTTEKFFGIGFNPTPEDEDWADERKREGWVLPQPLPHLYQTFVNPKYSENGDHEAFTTEEIEDICGSMRQMLYETNMVQLGEGTSIAEVLYMGPDAKLQNWKATSFPIRQESSYNNAALNNMTCLRTSRPDPNTLSNCEIMNQEPEYDEEEAFREINRELEQFENKPKPNLNDTEPVNLGTSEEIRETKISIHTDEKTQDAIIQLLFEFKDVFAWSYDNMPGLSVDLVVHKLPIYPDCPSVQ, from the exons atggcacatTTGGGACGATCTTGCCAGAGATTTTGTTCGACAATTCAGTACAACATAGACATTAGACCGGATAGGAATTCTTTGACAAATCTAAGAAAAAAGccctcagaaagcttcagagaatatgccattaagtggcgtgaacaagcATCAAGAGTGAAGCCTCAAATGGATGAGGTAGAGATGGTCACTATCTTCCTGCAAGCCCAAGAGCCCGATtacttccagaatatgatgtcgtccatgggaaagcctttcacaGAAGCAATTAAAATCGGGGAAATggtagaaaatggtctgaaaatgGGTAGAATCTTGAGCCAGTCGGCCATAAGAGCgacctcccaagccatccaaggcgggtctggaggaatggccaaagggaaaaagaaagaagaaacggTCATGGCAGCGTCAGAAGGAAGGAGATACCGGGATCATAGACCGGTGTTCTCCGAAAGAACCCCTCAACACCACTATCCTCACAATGATATGGCCTATGCTCCCTCACCTTATGcggtcatgaatgctcaacctttCGGCCGACCGCAACCACAAGCCAACCGAAATCCACCTCCATTCCAAAGAAACCAACCTCCTTACCAGAACCAATATAATCCCCGACCACCACAAAATAACTTTCGCCCCCGGGAACCACCCAGGAAACCCAACTttacaccaatcggtgaaccctactcCACCATGTTCCCTAATCTTGTCCATATGGATATGCTGCAGCCTATTCCCCAAAACAGGCAGAATCCAGAATCTCCAGCTTACCAACGAGGTGTCCACTGTGCTTATCATTCAGGAGCTGAGGGGCATAGTACTGATAACTGCTGGACCTTGAAGAAAGCTGTggaaaatttgattgaacaagtAAAAATAGTGTTGAGGGATGAAGAAGCCCCGAATGTGACAAataatccattgcccgctcataACAACGGGCCGGTAATCGGGATGAtctgtgaagacaaagagtttgaTCCCGCCTTGAAAGCTATAATTGCTATTGCTGATGCAGAAAGAAAGCCTAAAGCAACCCTGAAGCAGGATAAATGGGAAAAAAAGACTACAACTGTCAAGATTGAACTTGAAAAGAAGGTTGAAACAAAGGCAGAGATGGCGCCTCCAAAAAATGAAGTTCTCTATATTCCGCGAGGTCACCAAGAAAAGCCGTTAGTAGTGGGTATTTCAAAGAAATTTGAAGTGAAAAAGGGAACACCAACGTATGTGCGAAAAGGAGACTATGTGGTCCGAGGGACGATTAAACGGCCTCGACTGAATGAGCCAGTaattatcggacgcgtgccacagaagCCAATAACGGACCCGTCTGCGGTGCCATGGAATTATCAACAGACGTTGGTTACatacaaaggtaaagaaatcacgggagaacttccgggAAATACTTTCGCTGGGAAAAATTCAGATGTACAAGAAGTGAACAATGCCATACAAAAGCGCTTTCCACCCAAGAAGCCTGTAAGTGCTGAGGAGGCAGAGGCTTTCTTCCAAAAAATGAAGATGCCTGATTATGAAGTGGTGGATCAGTTACGCAAGTACCCTGAACAAGTGTCTATGCTATCTTTGTTAAAGAGATCTGCCGAGTATCAGAAGACCCTAGTAAAAACTCTGAATGAGGCGTATGTGCCTGCTGAGACTTCAGTTGAACAGCTCGAAAGAATGGCAGAAAGGTTCTTTGCTGTTAGTCAAATTTCCTTTAGTAAGAACAATTTGCCTCTAGAGGGAGTGGCTCACAACAAAGCTTTACATCTGACTGTCAAGTGTGAAGGTTTTTATGTCAAGCGAGTAATGGTGGATGGGGGttcgggtgttgacatttgtccacTCTCTACACTGCAGAGAATGGAGATCGGGACTGGAAAGATTCGTCCCAATAACATCTATGTAATATCCTTTGATGGCATTAAAAAGGATACCATCGGAGAGATAGATCTGGTATTAACCATAGGCCCGGTGGATTTCGAGGTGAccttccaagtgttggacatggaTACATCTTACAACTTTCTTCTAGAAAGGACTTGGATCCATGCCGCAGGGGCTGTGCCCTCCACCCTTCACCAAATGgtaaagttcgagtatgaagatcaggaaattgtggtccacggagaagacgagcagtctatttatcgggacccatctatcccatGTTTGGAGGCTAGGGAAGGAAGTGAACACATtgtttatcaggctttcgaagttgtagTGGCGGATCAGTACGAAGAAGGGAGCCCTTGTCCCCAACCTTTCCTATCTAATGCTTCGATCATGGTGGCAAAAGAGATGGTTAAATATGGTTTCAAGCCAGGAAAAGGATTCGGAAAAGCTCTACAAGGAATATCGGAGCCAATAACCCTATCCACAACAGAAAAGTTTTTCGGGATAGGTTTCAACCCTACCCCAGAAGATGAAGATTGGGCAGATGAGAGGAAAAGGGAAGGATGGGTCTTGCCACAACCATTGCCACATCTATATCAGACCTTTGTCAATCCAAAATACAGCGAGAATGGAGATCATGAGGCCTTCACGACCGAAGAAATCGAAGATATATGTGGATCTATGAGGCAAATGCTTTATGAAACCAACATGGTTCAGCTAGGGGAAGGTACTAGCATCGCGGAGGTGCTATATATGGGACCAGATGCTAAACtccaaaattggaaggctacgtcATTCCCGATCAGGCAGGAGTCCAG ttataataatgcggctttaaataacatgacatgcttgagGACTTCACGTccagatccaaacacgctgtctaattgtgaaatcatgaaccaagaaccggaatatgatgaagaagaggcttttagggaaataaatcgagaactggaacaatttgagaataaacctaagccgaacttgAATGATAcagaaccggttaatttgggaacctctGAAGAAATTCGGGAAacaaaaataagcattcacactgatGAGAAAACGCAGGATGCAATAATTCAACTTCTGTTTGagtttaaagatgtgtttgcttggtcgtaCGATAATATGCCAGGATTGAGTGtcgatctagtggtgcataaattgccaatttaccCTGATTGTCCTTCGGTTCAGTAG